The genomic interval CTACAATGATTGGTTTAAAGATTTCAGCCACATCCAGGTTGAGCGAAAACCTGCGGAAATTGGTCGCATGGAGGAAACCAATACGCGGGTCAAGATGGGTCTGGTAAATTTCCGAAAGAATAGCTGTATAGAGTAAAGAATTCCCAAAGCTAATTAAAGCATTAAGCCGATTTCTTGGTGGCCTTTTGGTTCGCTTTTCCATCTGGAAGTCCTGGTTTTCAAGAATCGCATCAAAAGACTGATAGTAGACTTCCCTCATATTTCCTTCCAGGGCCATGAGTTCTTCAACGGTTTTTTGGTCAGCTACGTTCCGGAGTAGACTTTCCATTTGCACGATGGCATCATCCACAGCACTATTTCGGCGGGAATAGTATTCCAGGACTTTTTGAGCGTTCTGGATTGCTCCCCGAACAAACTGTCGAGCTATGAAAACTCGTTTCTCCTCTTTAAGGTAGTGTTCAGCCTGTTTGAGGACAAGACAACCAGAGTTATAGTGTTCCCGGGGATAGAAACCTCCCACATAGTACCCATAGTGGTTATAAAAGTAGAGAAGCACCGATT from Atribacterota bacterium carries:
- the cas1b gene encoding type I-B CRISPR-associated endonuclease Cas1b, whose amino-acid sequence is MSESIYIFSHGTLKRKQNTLFFETQDGTQRYLPIEGVRDLHLFGEVTLNKEVLEFLSRQSVLLYFYNHYGYYVGGFYPREHYNSGCLVLKQAEHYLKEEKRVFIARQFVRGAIQNAQKVLEYYSRRNSAVDDAIVQMESLLRNVADQKTVEELMALEGNMREVYYQSFDAILENQDFQMEKRTKRPPRNRLNALISFGNSLLYTAILSEIYQTHLDPRIGFLHATNFRRFSLNLDVAEIFKPIIVERVIFALINKHTLSAKDFSEYLGGLYLGEKGRKIFIEKFEEKMKSTVCYKKIGREVSYRRLIRLELYKLEKHLLGEEEYEPLVSEW